One window of the Candidatus Woesearchaeota archaeon genome contains the following:
- a CDS encoding 50S ribosomal protein L18e, whose product MEKSNMQLNALIHELKKVSTLENVGLWKALAADLERPSRQRRAVNLSRISRVANENEIVIVPGKVLASGELTQKVTIAAFKFSKQAMDKITKKGKAITIMDLLRENPRGKNARIIG is encoded by the coding sequence ATGGAAAAATCAAACATGCAACTGAATGCACTGATACACGAGCTCAAGAAAGTGTCAACGCTTGAGAACGTGGGGCTCTGGAAAGCCCTGGCAGCTGACCTAGAAAGGCCCTCAAGGCAAAGAAGGGCAGTAAATCTGTCCAGAATCAGCAGGGTTGCAAATGAAAATGAGATTGTCATTGTGCCGGGAAAAGTGCTTGCAAGCGGCGAGCTCACCCAAAAGGTAACCATTGCGGCTTTCAAATTTTCCAAGCAGGCGATGGACAAGATCACAAAGAAAGGAAAGGCCATAACCATAATGGACCTGCTCAGGGAGAATCCCCGAGGCAAAAATGCCAGGATAATCGGATGA
- the rplM gene encoding 50S ribosomal protein L13 — MIIDATDHVLGRVASFVAKKTLLGETVEIVNCDQAVITGTKVNIMHRYKAKTSRGDPFHGPYIGRQSHMMFRRTIRGMLPRRQEKGLSAYRRIKCHIGVPEHLKDRKFEQVKGADISKMSNLKYMKLGEVCKLLGGRI, encoded by the coding sequence ATGATAATTGACGCAACAGACCATGTTTTGGGAAGGGTGGCAAGCTTTGTTGCCAAGAAAACCCTTTTAGGAGAAACCGTGGAGATAGTTAATTGTGACCAGGCTGTTATAACAGGCACGAAAGTCAACATAATGCACAGGTACAAGGCCAAGACTTCAAGAGGCGACCCCTTCCATGGACCATATATAGGGAGGCAATCCCATATGATGTTCAGGAGAACAATAAGGGGCATGCTTCCAAGAAGGCAGGAAAAGGGGCTGAGCGCCTACAGGAGAATAAAATGTCATATTGGCGTGCCAGAGCACCTGAAGGACAGGAAGTTCGAGCAAGTCAAGGGCGCTGATATTTCAAAGATGTCCAACCTAAAATACATGAAACTGGGAGAAGTCTGCAAGCTCCTTGGAGGGCGAATATGA
- a CDS encoding 30S ribosomal protein S9: protein MKVVITSGKRKRAIARASLKPGKGRIRINKILLEAIPSSFVRNRLLEPLMLSGDLSSQVDIDVSVAGGGSTSQAEAARLVIAKSLVQFSKDKQLEQKYLAYDRHLLVADVRRKETRKPNDSKARAKRQKSYR from the coding sequence ATGAAAGTCGTTATCACATCCGGCAAAAGAAAAAGGGCAATAGCCAGGGCATCATTGAAGCCCGGAAAAGGCAGAATCAGGATTAACAAGATTCTGCTCGAGGCCATACCTTCCTCGTTTGTAAGGAACAGGCTGCTTGAGCCATTGATGCTCTCGGGCGATTTATCCTCGCAGGTAGACATAGATGTTTCAGTTGCAGGCGGCGGCTCAACAAGCCAGGCCGAGGCAGCAAGGCTCGTAATTGCAAAAAGCCTTGTCCAGTTTTCAAAGGACAAGCAGCTTGAGCAGAAATATCTTGCTTATGACAGGCATTTGCTGGTTGCGGATGTCAGAAGAAAGGAAACAAGAAAGCCAAATGACTCAAAGGCCAGAGCAAAGAGACAGAAATCATACAGGTAA
- a CDS encoding DNA-directed RNA polymerase subunit N: MIIPVRCFSCGKPIGHLWEEYTEKVKSGADTKAVLDSLGMDRYCCRSTFLGHVDLIKEAAAFKKF; the protein is encoded by the coding sequence ATGATAATTCCAGTAAGATGTTTCAGTTGCGGAAAGCCAATTGGCCACCTGTGGGAAGAATACACTGAGAAAGTCAAGTCAGGAGCGGATACAAAAGCTGTCCTTGATTCCCTGGGCATGGATAGGTACTGCTGCAGATCGACCTTCCTGGGGCATGTAGACCTGATAAAGGAAGCAGCTGCGTTTAAGAAGTTTTGA